A region from the Corynebacterium halotolerans YIM 70093 = DSM 44683 genome encodes:
- a CDS encoding quinate/shikimate dehydrogenase (NAD+) produces MNHDSILLGLIGEGISLSRTPAMHEAEGLAQGAATVYRRLDTLTDRLKGRSLTGLLDAARATGFNGLNITHPYKQAVLPLLDELSEQAAGLGSVNTVVISPDGKLTGHNTDVTGFSRGLEEGLPDAGMTEVVQVGAGGVGNAVAYSLVTHGVERLYVADLDPTRAQALAESINAAVGREAVTGVDARGIEDVIAAADGVVNATPMGMPAHPGTAFDTSCLTPRHWVGDVVYMPIETQLLAEAKALGCRTLDGTGMAIHQAVDAFRLFTGLEPDAGRMRATFLSLG; encoded by the coding sequence ATGAACCACGACAGCATTCTCCTCGGCCTGATCGGCGAGGGCATCTCCCTGTCCCGCACCCCGGCCATGCACGAGGCCGAGGGGCTGGCCCAGGGGGCGGCGACGGTGTACCGCCGCCTGGACACCCTCACCGACCGGCTGAAGGGCAGATCCCTGACCGGGCTCCTCGACGCCGCACGCGCCACCGGATTCAACGGCCTCAACATCACCCACCCATACAAGCAGGCGGTCCTGCCCCTGCTCGACGAGCTCTCGGAGCAGGCCGCCGGGTTAGGGTCGGTCAACACGGTCGTCATCTCGCCCGATGGAAAACTCACCGGCCACAACACCGATGTCACCGGCTTCTCCCGGGGGCTGGAGGAGGGGCTTCCCGATGCCGGCATGACCGAGGTCGTCCAGGTCGGTGCCGGGGGAGTGGGCAACGCGGTGGCCTACTCCCTGGTCACCCACGGAGTGGAGCGGCTGTACGTCGCCGATCTGGATCCCACCCGCGCGCAGGCGCTGGCGGAGTCGATCAACGCAGCCGTCGGCCGGGAGGCCGTCACGGGTGTTGACGCGCGGGGTATCGAGGACGTCATCGCGGCCGCTGACGGCGTGGTCAACGCCACCCCGATGGGCATGCCCGCCCACCCCGGCACCGCCTTCGACACCTCCTGCCTGACGCCCCGGCACTGGGTGGGCGACGTGGTGTACATGCCCATCGAGACTCAACTGCTGGCCGAGGCCAAGGCGCTGGGATGCCGCACACTCGACGGCACCGGCATGGCCATTCACCAGGCCGTCGACGCCTTCCGCCTGTTCACCGGCCTCGAGCCTGATGCGGGGCGGATGCGCGCGACCTTCCTCTCCCTGGGCTGA
- a CDS encoding bifunctional sugar phosphate isomerase/epimerase/4-hydroxyphenylpyruvate dioxygenase family protein gives MRTSIATVCLSGTLAEKLRAAADAGFDGVEIFEQDLTVSPHSPEQIRRRAADLGLTLDLFQPFRDFEGVEEAQFEANLRRMEAKFALMNRLGIDTILLCSNVATATIDDDGLFAAQLRRAGELAERYDVRIAYEALAWGRFVNDFEHARRIVDLAGHPRVGTCLDTFHILSRGWSTDAVEEIAGEKIFFVQLADAPQLSMDILSWSRHHRVFPGEGDFDLVKFMRHLARTGYDGPVSLEIFNDSFRKAEVGRTAVDGLRSLRWLEDQTWRALHAAGEGKAAEALELSPLPEVADPEGVDFVEISTGRLGETIKVLHQLGFRLGGYHRSKPQFQVWTQGPVRVVIGDRGPTGAPTGITSLGVRTPDPAAAQARAHLLQARPVPRERAAGEVELHGVYAPDGTEVFFSGLAPETAPAWLAEFGVTDNDLEPAPLITGIDHVNLAQPWQHYDETVLFYTSLMALETHSREEFPSPIGLISNKVMRSANDTVRLLLSVAPEDGEQGDFLAAAYPEHIAITTTDIVAVARRARQRGLAFLPVPENYYDDLQARFDLTPAFLAELRENDLLYDRDADGEFLHFYTGTLGTMFIEVVERRGGFSGWGENNAPVRLAAQYRNVRDAERGIPQ, from the coding sequence ATGCGTACCTCGATCGCCACCGTCTGCTTGTCCGGCACCCTCGCGGAGAAGCTCCGGGCGGCGGCCGACGCCGGATTCGACGGCGTGGAGATCTTCGAGCAGGATCTCACCGTCTCCCCGCACTCTCCGGAGCAGATCCGGCGGCGCGCCGCCGACCTGGGCCTCACCCTCGATCTCTTCCAGCCCTTCCGTGACTTCGAGGGGGTGGAGGAAGCGCAGTTCGAGGCGAACCTGCGCCGCATGGAGGCGAAGTTCGCGTTGATGAACCGCCTGGGCATCGACACCATCCTGCTGTGCTCGAACGTCGCCACCGCCACCATCGACGACGACGGGCTCTTCGCCGCCCAGCTGCGCCGCGCCGGTGAACTGGCCGAGCGTTACGACGTGCGCATCGCCTATGAGGCGCTGGCCTGGGGCCGCTTCGTCAACGACTTCGAGCACGCCCGACGCATCGTCGACCTGGCCGGCCACCCGCGGGTGGGCACCTGCCTGGACACCTTCCACATCCTCTCCCGCGGCTGGTCCACCGACGCGGTGGAGGAGATCGCGGGCGAGAAGATCTTCTTCGTCCAGCTCGCCGACGCCCCGCAGCTGAGCATGGACATCCTGTCCTGGTCGCGCCACCACCGCGTCTTCCCCGGCGAGGGGGACTTCGACCTGGTGAAGTTCATGCGCCACCTCGCGCGCACCGGCTACGACGGTCCGGTCTCGCTGGAGATCTTCAACGACTCCTTCCGCAAGGCCGAGGTCGGACGCACCGCCGTCGACGGCCTGCGTTCCCTGCGGTGGCTGGAGGACCAGACCTGGCGCGCCCTGCACGCCGCGGGGGAGGGCAAGGCCGCTGAAGCCCTGGAGCTGTCCCCGCTGCCCGAGGTCGCCGACCCCGAGGGCGTGGACTTCGTGGAGATCTCCACCGGCCGACTGGGGGAGACCATCAAGGTGCTCCACCAGCTCGGCTTCCGCCTCGGCGGGTACCACCGCAGCAAGCCCCAGTTCCAGGTGTGGACCCAGGGGCCGGTGCGCGTCGTCATCGGCGACCGCGGGCCGACCGGGGCCCCCACCGGCATCACCTCCCTGGGCGTGCGGACCCCGGACCCGGCCGCCGCGCAGGCCCGTGCCCACCTGCTCCAGGCCCGTCCGGTCCCCCGCGAACGGGCCGCGGGCGAGGTCGAGCTGCACGGGGTGTACGCACCCGACGGCACCGAAGTGTTCTTCAGCGGTCTGGCCCCCGAGACCGCCCCGGCGTGGCTGGCGGAATTCGGCGTCACGGACAACGACCTGGAGCCCGCCCCGCTGATCACCGGCATCGACCACGTCAATCTGGCCCAGCCCTGGCAGCACTATGACGAGACCGTGCTGTTCTACACCTCCCTCATGGCGCTGGAGACCCACAGCCGCGAGGAGTTCCCCAGCCCCATCGGGCTGATCAGCAATAAGGTCATGCGTTCGGCCAACGACACCGTGCGGTTACTGCTCAGCGTCGCCCCCGAGGACGGTGAGCAGGGTGACTTCCTGGCCGCCGCCTACCCGGAGCACATCGCCATCACCACCACCGACATCGTCGCAGTGGCGCGTCGTGCGCGACAGCGGGGACTGGCGTTCCTGCCGGTCCCCGAGAACTACTACGACGACCTGCAGGCGAGATTCGACCTGACCCCGGCCTTCCTCGCCGAACTGCGCGAGAACGACCTGCTCTACGACCGCGACGCCGACGGCGAATTCCTGCACTTCTACACCGGCACCCTGGGCACGATGTTCATCGAGGTCGTCGAGCGCCGCGGCGGTTTCTCCGGCTGGGGCGAGAACAACGCCCCGGTCCGACTCGCCGCCCAGTACCGCAACGTGCGCGACGCCGAACGCGGCATTCCGCAGTAG
- a CDS encoding MFS transporter — MTTQAPASGHRKTPKKAALSGWIGSALEYYDFAVYGTAAALVLNQLFFPEDTAPGVAILASMATVGIAYIVRPLGALIMGPLADRFGRKFVLMLCLFMIGASTFIVGCLPTFDQVGYLAPALLVICRVIQGLSASGEQASAISVSLEHSTEHRRALTASWTLHGTQFGTLLATAVFIPFTLFLSEEALMSWGWRVPFWLSAVVVLVAFLIRRGLEEPPAFREVQESQANGEAVRGPSPLALTLRYHKAAVARVAVAAMINTVNVVFTVWSLSFATNVVGLDRSTMLLVPVAANVVALLAIPLSGALADRLGRRPVFVIGAIGSAVAMGGYLNAIYSANWTAIFIVGVVMSGLFYSMSNAVWPAFYAEMFPTPVRVTGLALGTQIGFAVSGGFAPVLASALAGAEGDNWLGVGIFVGVVSVIAAVAGLTAKETRNHNLDEIDALHTARGEATDLARAGVEAGKERRTTIVVEPDQPHPRRTEDNNNDHQEARL; from the coding sequence ATGACCACCCAGGCCCCCGCCTCCGGGCACCGCAAAACCCCGAAGAAGGCCGCCCTGTCCGGCTGGATCGGCTCGGCCCTTGAATACTATGACTTCGCCGTCTACGGCACGGCGGCTGCGCTGGTGCTCAACCAGCTCTTCTTCCCGGAGGACACCGCGCCCGGCGTGGCGATCCTCGCCTCGATGGCCACCGTCGGTATCGCCTACATCGTCCGTCCGCTGGGCGCGCTGATCATGGGGCCGCTGGCCGACCGCTTCGGGCGCAAGTTCGTGCTGATGCTGTGCCTGTTCATGATCGGCGCGAGCACGTTCATCGTGGGCTGCCTGCCCACCTTCGACCAGGTCGGCTACCTGGCCCCGGCACTGCTGGTGATCTGCCGCGTCATCCAGGGGTTGTCCGCCTCCGGGGAACAGGCCAGCGCGATCTCGGTGTCACTGGAGCACTCCACGGAGCACAGGCGTGCGCTGACCGCCAGCTGGACGCTGCACGGCACCCAGTTCGGCACCCTGCTGGCCACCGCCGTCTTCATCCCCTTCACCCTCTTCCTGAGCGAAGAAGCACTGATGTCCTGGGGCTGGCGCGTGCCGTTCTGGCTCTCCGCCGTCGTCGTGCTCGTCGCCTTCCTGATTCGCCGGGGCCTGGAGGAGCCGCCCGCATTCCGGGAGGTGCAGGAGTCTCAGGCCAACGGTGAGGCCGTCCGCGGCCCGTCCCCGCTGGCGCTGACCCTGCGTTACCACAAGGCCGCTGTCGCCCGTGTCGCCGTCGCCGCCATGATCAACACCGTCAACGTGGTCTTCACCGTCTGGTCGTTGTCCTTCGCCACCAACGTGGTCGGCCTGGACCGTTCCACCATGCTGCTGGTCCCGGTGGCCGCCAACGTGGTGGCCCTGCTCGCCATCCCGCTCTCGGGGGCGCTGGCCGACCGCCTCGGACGCCGGCCCGTCTTCGTCATCGGTGCCATCGGATCCGCGGTGGCGATGGGCGGCTACCTGAACGCCATCTACTCCGCCAACTGGACCGCGATCTTCATCGTGGGCGTGGTGATGTCCGGACTGTTCTACTCCATGTCGAATGCCGTCTGGCCCGCCTTCTACGCCGAGATGTTCCCCACCCCGGTCCGCGTGACCGGCCTGGCGCTGGGCACCCAGATCGGCTTCGCCGTCTCCGGTGGCTTCGCCCCGGTCCTGGCCTCCGCACTGGCGGGAGCCGAGGGGGACAACTGGCTGGGCGTCGGCATCTTCGTGGGCGTCGTCAGCGTCATCGCCGCCGTCGCCGGCCTGACGGCGAAGGAGACCAGGAACCACAACCTCGACGAGATCGACGCCCTGCACACCGCCCGCGGTGAGGCCACGGACCTGGCCCGCGCCGGCGTCGAGGCCGGCAAGGAGCGCAGGACCACCATCGTGGTGGAGCCGGACCAGCCGCACCCCCGCCGCACCGAAGACAACAACAACGACCACCAGGAGGCCCGACTCTGA
- a CDS encoding LysR family transcriptional regulator: MNLHQLKSFLVVAQHGQIFRAAEELHLSQPALSRQMAALEADIGAPLLERHSRGVSLTRAGEVLRDEATEILARMQSLIGEIRSGEHLMTSVKIGVPPGLPGTWLRERLGGMPENVRVSLIEAPTDEQLTLLKQRQLDIALARRQSEAFPTQLVFRQRMGIVVRLGSELHHVLGDRPSATLYDMEGLRVLAHSRGEIRVQEEILKNAMRSVNVDATWIFRKFGQYSALIADLVEADVALTTEASARRNFPGWEWIPLEGHDASGKDLVVRTWATWNPKPSPEVTAAVELFTQDPTP; the protein is encoded by the coding sequence GTGAACCTGCACCAGCTGAAATCCTTTCTCGTGGTGGCCCAGCACGGGCAGATCTTCCGCGCAGCGGAGGAACTGCACCTCTCCCAACCCGCCCTCAGCCGGCAGATGGCCGCGCTCGAAGCGGATATCGGCGCCCCGCTGCTGGAGCGCCACTCGCGCGGGGTGTCCCTGACCCGGGCGGGGGAGGTCCTGCGTGATGAGGCCACGGAGATCCTGGCCCGCATGCAGTCGTTGATCGGCGAGATCCGCTCCGGCGAACATCTGATGACCAGTGTGAAGATCGGGGTGCCCCCGGGACTGCCGGGGACCTGGCTGCGGGAGCGGCTGGGCGGCATGCCCGAAAACGTCCGGGTCTCGCTCATCGAGGCCCCCACCGATGAACAACTGACTCTTCTGAAACAACGGCAGCTGGACATCGCCCTGGCGAGGAGGCAGAGCGAGGCGTTCCCCACGCAGCTGGTGTTCCGGCAGCGTATGGGGATCGTGGTGCGGCTGGGCTCGGAGCTCCACCACGTCCTGGGTGACCGACCCTCCGCGACGCTCTACGACATGGAGGGCCTGCGGGTCCTGGCCCATTCCCGGGGTGAGATCCGGGTGCAGGAGGAGATTCTCAAGAATGCCATGCGGTCGGTCAACGTGGACGCCACCTGGATCTTCCGCAAGTTCGGCCAGTACAGCGCGTTGATCGCCGATCTGGTCGAGGCGGATGTCGCCCTGACCACCGAGGCCTCCGCACGGCGGAACTTTCCCGGTTGGGAGTGGATCCCGCTGGAGGGCCACGACGCCTCCGGCAAGGATCTCGTGGTCCGCACGTGGGCGACCTGGAACCCGAAGCCCTCCCCCGAGGTCACGGCGGCGGTCGAGCTCTTCACGCAGGACCCCACGCCCTGA
- a CDS encoding UDP-glucose dehydrogenase family protein: MRMTVIGTGYLGATHAACMAELGHDVLGVDVDEAKIDSLQAGEVPFFEPGLPEVLTRNLEAGRLGFTTSYEQAAAFAHVHFLGVGTPQQRGSYAADMTYVRAVIENLVPLLEGEHVIFGKSTVPVGTAEEMQALADSLARPGTSVEIAWNPEFLREGYAVKDTISPDRIVLGVREGSTRAEGIAREVYATPLEQGTPFRVMDLATSELVKVSANAFLATKISFINAISEICEIAGGDVTALADAIGLDERIGRKFLGAGLGFGGGCLPKDIRAFMARAGELGADQALTFLREVDAINMRRRDRMVQLTKQVCDGNLLGHRVAVLGAAFKPNSDDVRDSPALSVAGSLSLAGADVSVYDPQAMDNAKKVFPTLGYADSVEEALRGADVVVLATEWRQFKELDPVAVGELVDTKIIIDGRNVLDPVTWRDAGWTIHALGRSLDKASA; the protein is encoded by the coding sequence ATGCGCATGACTGTGATCGGCACCGGGTACCTCGGTGCGACCCATGCGGCGTGCATGGCGGAGCTGGGCCATGACGTGCTGGGTGTGGACGTGGACGAGGCCAAGATCGACTCGCTGCAGGCCGGTGAGGTCCCCTTCTTCGAGCCCGGGCTGCCCGAGGTGCTCACCCGCAACCTCGAGGCCGGGCGCCTGGGTTTCACCACCTCCTATGAGCAGGCCGCGGCGTTCGCCCACGTGCACTTCCTGGGGGTGGGCACCCCGCAGCAGCGCGGCTCCTATGCCGCGGACATGACGTATGTGCGCGCGGTCATCGAGAACCTGGTGCCGCTGCTCGAGGGCGAGCACGTCATCTTCGGCAAGTCGACCGTTCCGGTGGGCACGGCGGAGGAGATGCAGGCCCTGGCCGATTCCCTGGCCCGGCCGGGCACGAGTGTGGAGATCGCCTGGAATCCGGAGTTCCTGCGCGAGGGCTACGCGGTCAAGGACACCATCAGTCCCGACCGCATCGTCCTGGGCGTGCGGGAGGGCAGCACCCGCGCCGAGGGGATCGCCCGCGAGGTCTACGCCACCCCCCTGGAGCAGGGCACCCCGTTTCGGGTGATGGACCTGGCCACCTCCGAGCTGGTGAAGGTCTCCGCGAACGCGTTTTTGGCCACCAAGATCTCCTTCATCAACGCCATCTCCGAGATCTGCGAGATCGCCGGCGGGGACGTCACCGCCCTGGCGGACGCCATCGGTCTGGATGAGCGCATCGGGCGCAAGTTCCTCGGCGCCGGTCTCGGCTTCGGTGGCGGTTGCCTGCCCAAGGACATCCGCGCGTTCATGGCCCGGGCCGGTGAACTCGGCGCCGATCAGGCCTTGACCTTCCTGCGCGAGGTGGACGCGATCAACATGCGCCGCCGCGACCGGATGGTGCAGCTGACCAAGCAGGTCTGCGACGGTAACCTGCTCGGCCACCGGGTGGCGGTGCTCGGGGCGGCGTTCAAGCCGAACTCCGATGACGTGCGCGATTCCCCGGCCCTGTCGGTGGCCGGGTCGTTGTCGCTGGCGGGTGCGGACGTGTCCGTCTATGACCCGCAGGCGATGGACAACGCGAAGAAGGTCTTCCCCACCCTCGGCTACGCCGATTCGGTCGAGGAGGCGCTGCGTGGTGCGGACGTGGTGGTGCTGGCCACCGAGTGGCGCCAGTTCAAGGAACTCGACCCCGTGGCCGTCGGCGAACTCGTCGACACGAAGATCATCATCGACGGCCGCAACGTCCTCGACCCGGTCACCTGGCGGGACGCCGGCTGGACCATCCACGCCCTCGGCCGCAGCCTGGACAAGGCGAGCGCGTGA
- a CDS encoding glycoside hydrolase family 3 N-terminal domain-containing protein, whose translation MDIRPALALVAAACLLVACAPAAQDSGPTETTETTATSPTPTTSAAPDAASTSARESTPRPTGTPTPEPTPREIARSRVPEEQRAKIASLMVVGVTDFDDALAKLEQGVGGIFITSWADPAILTEPGRDIAALREIVDRPFSVSIDFEGGRVQRHSQVLGSWPSPREMALTMSPEQVTGIGREIGASLRHHGITVNFAPVLDVDTVGLEIVGDRSFSADPHTAGVYGAAFARGLSEAGVTPVYKHFPGHGQASGDTHLGLAHTPPYEQMVHHDLPPYAVALGQAPGAVMVGHMVVPGLGDGTSPSTLDPAVYRLLRSGGYPGGVPFDGLVYTDDLSGMRAITDRMPTPEAVRAAIAAGADQALWSSATGLGHAIDLVDAAVTAGEIPIGQIDASALRVQLQLLESGS comes from the coding sequence ATGGACATCAGACCGGCCCTCGCGCTGGTGGCCGCCGCCTGTCTGCTCGTGGCATGTGCCCCCGCCGCGCAGGATTCCGGACCCACGGAAACCACGGAAACCACTGCGACGTCCCCGACGCCCACGACGTCCGCCGCCCCCGACGCGGCGTCGACAAGCGCGCGGGAGTCCACCCCGCGCCCGACGGGCACGCCTACACCGGAGCCCACGCCGCGGGAGATCGCCCGCTCCCGGGTGCCCGAGGAACAGCGCGCGAAGATCGCCTCCCTGATGGTCGTCGGCGTCACCGACTTCGACGACGCCCTGGCCAAGTTGGAGCAGGGTGTGGGCGGCATCTTCATCACCAGCTGGGCGGACCCGGCGATCCTCACGGAGCCCGGCCGTGACATCGCCGCTCTCCGCGAGATCGTCGACCGGCCGTTCTCCGTGTCCATCGATTTCGAGGGCGGACGCGTCCAGCGACACTCGCAGGTGCTCGGCTCCTGGCCGTCGCCGCGTGAGATGGCGCTGACCATGAGCCCCGAACAGGTCACGGGCATCGGCCGTGAGATCGGTGCCTCGCTGCGCCACCACGGGATCACCGTCAACTTCGCCCCGGTCCTCGACGTGGACACCGTCGGTCTCGAGATCGTCGGCGACCGCTCCTTCTCCGCGGACCCGCACACCGCCGGGGTCTACGGTGCCGCTTTCGCCCGCGGACTGTCGGAGGCCGGGGTCACGCCGGTGTACAAGCACTTCCCCGGCCATGGGCAGGCCAGCGGCGACACTCACCTGGGCCTGGCGCACACCCCGCCCTACGAGCAGATGGTCCACCACGATCTGCCGCCCTACGCCGTGGCGCTGGGGCAGGCGCCGGGCGCGGTGATGGTCGGGCACATGGTGGTGCCGGGCCTCGGGGACGGGACCAGCCCATCGACCCTGGATCCGGCGGTCTACCGGCTGCTGCGCTCCGGCGGCTACCCGGGCGGGGTCCCCTTCGACGGGCTCGTCTACACCGATGACCTGTCGGGCATGCGGGCGATCACCGACCGGATGCCCACCCCGGAGGCGGTGCGCGCCGCGATCGCCGCCGGCGCCGACCAGGCCCTGTGGTCCTCGGCCACCGGTCTGGGGCACGCCATCGACCTGGTGGACGCGGCCGTCACCGCCGGGGAGATCCCGATCGGGCAGATCGACGCCTCCGCGCTGCGCGTGCAGCTCCAGCTGCTGGAGTCGGGCAGCTAG
- a CDS encoding VanW family protein gives MNQSNNQPAGGRGLKVALGVIVGLLALAGIAWGVDYALNKDNVPRGTSIGGVDIGGMSPDEAVSALERELGGVVDEPVTVRAGELSTEFVPAAAGLTLDFEQAVAAVGTQPANPFTRLANLVRTTEAEVATGVDQALLTPELERMHGELTPEPADGAVTLVDGAVEVTQPVNGQNVDPAALEEDVTSRWLDPTGVEVDAEITEPAIGTDAVEAAEDTATTVVSTPLVVHGRDEVDGVIEPARMGEVVTFVPEGDQLRTDINVEVAQGILAETLGTTESQRQNAQITFTDGGRQITPHVDGVQINWEATLADFPERVTSGNEDDRTWEAAYEDDPAAFTTEMAQTATFDEVVGEFTTSGYSETSGINIALTAAEVDGAIVAPGETFSLNGYTGPRGTAQGYVEGGIIINGRAGEAVGGGISQFATTLYNAAYFAGLEDVAHTPHSYYISRYPAGREATVYEGAIDLQFRNNTEYPVRIDTAVGGGNVTVRLMGVDTTDVESVSGGRWAHTQPETRVISGDDCIPSGGAPGFTTSDTRIIRDLNGNEISRETQTTVYDPQPIVRCS, from the coding sequence GTGAATCAGTCAAACAACCAGCCCGCGGGTGGCCGGGGACTGAAGGTTGCTCTCGGGGTGATCGTCGGTCTGCTCGCCCTCGCGGGAATCGCGTGGGGCGTCGACTACGCCCTGAACAAGGACAACGTGCCCCGCGGCACGAGCATCGGCGGCGTGGACATCGGCGGCATGAGCCCCGACGAGGCCGTGTCCGCCCTCGAGCGTGAGCTCGGCGGCGTCGTCGACGAGCCCGTGACCGTGCGCGCCGGTGAGCTCAGCACCGAGTTCGTCCCCGCTGCCGCCGGCCTCACACTGGACTTCGAGCAGGCCGTCGCGGCCGTCGGCACGCAGCCGGCGAACCCGTTCACCCGGCTGGCCAACCTGGTGCGCACCACGGAGGCCGAGGTCGCCACGGGCGTGGACCAGGCCCTGCTGACACCCGAGCTCGAGCGCATGCACGGCGAGCTGACGCCCGAGCCCGCCGACGGCGCGGTGACGCTGGTCGACGGCGCGGTCGAGGTCACCCAGCCCGTCAACGGGCAGAACGTGGACCCCGCCGCGCTGGAGGAGGACGTGACCAGCCGCTGGCTCGACCCCACCGGCGTCGAGGTCGACGCCGAGATCACCGAACCGGCCATCGGCACCGACGCCGTCGAGGCCGCCGAGGACACCGCCACCACCGTCGTGTCCACCCCGCTGGTGGTCCACGGCCGCGACGAGGTCGACGGCGTGATCGAACCGGCCCGGATGGGCGAGGTCGTCACCTTCGTCCCCGAGGGCGATCAGCTGCGCACCGACATCAACGTCGAGGTCGCGCAGGGCATCCTCGCCGAGACGCTCGGCACCACCGAGAGCCAGCGGCAGAACGCCCAGATCACCTTCACCGACGGCGGCCGGCAGATCACCCCGCACGTCGACGGCGTGCAGATCAACTGGGAGGCCACCTTGGCCGACTTCCCCGAGCGGGTGACCTCCGGCAACGAGGACGACCGCACCTGGGAGGCCGCCTACGAGGACGACCCGGCCGCCTTCACCACCGAGATGGCCCAGACCGCGACCTTCGACGAGGTCGTCGGCGAGTTCACCACCTCCGGCTACTCGGAGACCTCCGGCATCAACATCGCGCTGACCGCCGCCGAGGTGGACGGGGCGATCGTCGCGCCGGGCGAAACCTTCTCCCTCAACGGCTACACCGGACCCCGCGGCACCGCCCAGGGCTACGTCGAGGGCGGCATCATCATCAACGGCCGCGCCGGGGAGGCCGTCGGCGGCGGCATCAGCCAGTTCGCCACCACCCTCTACAACGCCGCGTATTTCGCGGGCTTGGAGGACGTGGCGCACACCCCGCACAGCTACTACATCTCCCGCTACCCGGCCGGCCGCGAGGCCACCGTCTACGAGGGCGCCATTGATCTGCAGTTCCGGAACAACACCGAGTACCCGGTGCGGATCGACACCGCTGTCGGCGGCGGCAACGTCACGGTCCGGCTGATGGGTGTCGACACCACCGACGTCGAGTCTGTCTCGGGCGGACGCTGGGCCCACACGCAGCCGGAGACCCGGGTGATCTCCGGGGACGACTGCATCCCCTCCGGCGGTGCGCCCGGATTCACCACCTCGGACACCCGCATCATCCGCGACCTCAACGGCAACGAGATCTCCCGCGAGACCCAGACCACCGTCTACGACCCGCAGCCGATCGTGCGCTGCAGTTAG
- the dcd gene encoding dCTP deaminase — MLLSDRDIRAAIDSGDLGVEPYDPELVQPSSVDVRIDKFFRVFNNSKYTHIDPKQAMEDLTTLVEVPDGESFVLHPGEFVLASTLEKFSLPTHLAGRLEGKSSLGRLGLLTHSTAGFIDPGFSGHITLELSNVANLPITLWPGMKVGQMAIFRMSSPAEFPYGTGKLGSKYQDQRGPTPSRYYLNFR, encoded by the coding sequence GTGCTGCTTTCCGACCGTGACATCCGTGCCGCCATCGATTCCGGTGACCTGGGCGTCGAGCCCTACGACCCTGAACTCGTCCAGCCGTCGAGTGTGGATGTGCGCATCGACAAGTTCTTCCGGGTGTTCAACAACTCGAAGTACACGCACATCGACCCGAAGCAGGCGATGGAGGATCTGACCACCCTCGTCGAGGTTCCCGACGGGGAGTCCTTCGTTCTCCACCCCGGTGAGTTCGTGCTCGCCTCCACCCTGGAGAAGTTCTCCCTGCCGACCCACCTCGCCGGCCGCCTCGAGGGCAAGTCCTCGCTCGGTCGCCTGGGTCTGCTCACCCACTCCACCGCGGGCTTCATCGACCCGGGTTTCTCGGGGCACATCACCCTCGAGCTGTCGAACGTGGCGAACCTGCCGATCACCCTGTGGCCGGGCATGAAGGTCGGGCAGATGGCGATCTTCCGGATGTCCTCACCCGCCGAGTTCCCCTACGGCACCGGCAAGCTCGGCTCGAAGTACCAGGACCAGCGCGGGCCGACCCCGTCGCGGTACTACCTCAACTTTCGTTGA
- the aroQ gene encoding type II 3-dehydroquinate dehydratase, translating to MAERILLLNGPNLNMLGQREPEIYGHETLDDVVTLVRKRATDHGLKVDAVQSNHEGDLIDALHRARGTHLGCVLNPGGLTHTSVALLDAVKAAELPTVEVHISNPHAREEFRRHSYLSPAAKAVIAGAGVPGYGFAVDILATHHNEGH from the coding sequence ATGGCAGAACGGATTCTGCTGCTGAACGGCCCCAACCTGAACATGCTCGGTCAGCGGGAGCCGGAGATCTACGGCCACGAGACGCTCGACGACGTCGTCACGCTCGTGCGGAAACGGGCCACGGACCACGGCCTCAAGGTCGACGCAGTGCAGAGCAACCATGAGGGCGATCTCATCGACGCGCTGCACCGCGCCCGCGGCACCCACCTCGGCTGCGTGCTCAATCCCGGCGGCCTGACGCACACTTCGGTGGCGCTCCTCGACGCGGTGAAGGCGGCGGAGCTGCCCACGGTCGAGGTGCACATCAGCAATCCGCACGCCCGCGAGGAATTCCGCCGCCACTCCTACCTCTCCCCGGCCGCGAAAGCCGTCATCGCCGGCGCCGGCGTCCCCGGGTACGGATTCGCCGTGGACATCCTGGCCACCCACCACAATGAAGGACACTGA